The genomic region GGAGCTTCTCCGCGCGCCACTATCAACCTAAACCTTGCTTCCCGGGCCCAGGCCTTTATGGAGCATCGGGCATACGTTACACCGGAAGATGTACGTACTATTGCAATGGATGTGTTGCGTCACCGTATCATTCCTACTTTTGAGGCTGAAGCCGAGGATATAACCCCGGAAGATATCGTCACCAAGATCATGAATACAGTTCAGGTTCCTTAATGTTTTAAGACATCAAAGCACTTTCACAATTTATGGTTATTAAAAAACCTCACAGCTTTTTAAAGATGTGAGGTTTTTTTGCATCAGGCAGAACTATTCTGTTTTACCTTCGTTCTTCTTTGACTTGTTTTTAAATTGATCGTATCCAATTGGTATGGCAAAGCATAAAATCGCCAATAACGATACAATAATTGTGGTTAGATCGGTATCCATTGTTATAAAAATTTAGGGTTGATATAGCATACCCGTCATTTTCTTTAAAATAATAAGAGGTATGCTTTGTTTGGAGTAGATGAATAATCTCCCGGAAAAGATTCAGGGAAATTATTTCAATAATGGATAGGTCAGAGGTAAAAATGAAAAGGAAAAATCCTCTTTTTAACCGTTAAGCTTATCTCCGTAATTCTTAAACTGGCAAGATATACGGAAGCTTTCCAGCTATGGTACTTCTCTGAAGTATATCTTCCGTAAGTTTCTTGTTCTGTTACATTTTCAGAGCTTTGTAACGAGTTGGTATTTGAATTATGAAGAGCTTGTTCACTTTGATGATGAATTGCAAATAAAAGATCGTGTGTAGTCTTATCTGAATGATGCTCTTCTATCGGTTGAATCTCTGCATCAGGGTAAACTGTGTTTACAGTCACCATCGCAACAGAGGACGAAGAAAGCAACAAACTAAATAGTAAAACAGGTATGTACTTGCTGGTATTCATTAATCAATAATACGCAGAAGATTACCAATAATTATTGACCGGTTAAAAATAAAAAAGCCCCTCACATAAGTTATGTTCGGGGCTTTTAAATAACTTGGCAAAAGAGAATTATTCTTCTTCGTCAGAAGTATCTTTTTTCTCTTCTTTTTCTGCCTTGGTCTCTTCCTCTTCATCGGGGGCTTCTTCCTTCTCGGCTTTAGCCTTGGCTTCTTCTTCAGCCTTTTTCTTCTTGGCCTTAGCTTTGTCAGCTTTTTCCTGAGCTTCAGCTTTCTCTTTTTCTTCCATATCCGCCTTCAAAGCAGCCAAACCTGACATCTCGCCGAGCGTTGGGGCGCCGGTTTCTGCCTTCGAAGTATCTGCTTTTTTCTTGGTTTTCGCTTTCTTGGCTTTATCCTTGTCAGAATCAAGCTGGCTGATTTCAATGTTTTTGCTGTTCTCGTCAAAGTTCAGTACAAAAGCATCTTCTACCTTATCGCCTTCTTTATACTCAGCTTCAGTAGATTTACTGTAATTCAAGAATGCTTCAGCTCCTAATGGAAGCTTCACAAATACGCCTTTATCCGTAGTTTTAATTACTTCCCCTTCTACTTCATTTCCGGGAGCGTATTCTTCAGCATATTTCTTCCAAGGGTTATCTTCCACTTGTTTGTGTCCAAGAGTGATTCGACGGTTATCGAAGTCAACACCAAGAATCACAACCTCGATTTCCTGATCTTTGTCAACCACTTCATTTGGATGGTCAACTTTCTCAGTCCAGCTTAGGTCAGAAACGTGAATCAAGCCGTCAATTCCAGGCTCCAGTTCAACGAAGACTCCAAAATTGGTAAGGTTGCGAACAACCCCGGTGTGTTTTGAACCAACAGGGAATCGCTCCAGGATATCTGCCCATGGATCTTCTTCCAGTTGTTTAACACCAAGAGAAATTTTCTTCTCTTCTTCGTTAATGTTCAATACAATACATTCGATTACATCATCCTTCTCAACTAACTGAGATGGGTGTTTAATATGTTGCGTCCAAGACATTTCAGAGATGTGAATCAACCCTTCCACGCCTTTTTCAAGTTCAATAAATGCACCGTAATCAGCAATAGATACTACGCGACCCTGAACTTTATTTCCTTCAGGATATTTCTCGTTGATACCTTCCCATGGATGAGGCTGAAGTTGTTTCAATCCAAGAGAAACTCGTTTACTTTTCTCATCAAAGTCGATTACAGCAACATTCAAGCGCTGATCAAGCTGGACAATTTCGTGTGGATCGTCAACACGTCCCCAAGATAGATCGGTAATGTGTAACAGTCCGTCAACCCCACCAAGATCAATAAATACACCGAAATCGGTAATATTTTTAACGGCACCTTCAAGTACCTGTCCGGCTTCAATGGTTTCAAGAATTTCTTCACGCTGATCTTCAAGGTCAGACTCAATAAGAGCACGGTGAGATACAACCACATTTTCAGCAGCCATATTCAATTTCACAACCTGGAATTCCATGGTTTTTCCTACATAGGCATCAAAATCGCGCACCGGGCGTACATCAATTTGCGAACCGGGCAAGAAGGCATCTATACCTAATACATCTACCACCATACCGCCTTTGATGCGACGCTTGATGTAACCTTCAATGATATCGCCATCTTCATGAGAGGCTTCAATTTTTTCCCATGCCTGCAGGATATCTGCTTTACGGCGAGAAAGGATAAGCTGACCTTCTTTATCTTCAACCCGATCCAGGAATACTTCAATTTCATCGCCCACTTCCATCTCTTCGAGGGCTTCGTTTGAAAACTCATTGACCTGGATGATACCTTCAGACTTAAATCCGATATCAACAACAACGTACTTCTCATCAATAGAGACTACACGTCCTTGTACAATTTCTTTTTCTTCAATTTCATTAAGGGTATTTTCATACATACCCACCATTTCATTGTATTCATCATCAGAGTACTCGTCTGACGGGCGCTGGAGATCTTCTAACTTGAATACATCTCCCTCTACCTCTCCTGAATACACATGAGTAAGCGTTTCTTCTCTCTCTTCAGCAGCAGTTTCTTCTGCCTCAGTTGCAGCTGCTTCTTCTTCAGTTGCTGTTTCTTCTTTCTCTTCCGCTTCAGTTACTTCCGTGGTTTCTTCAACCTGTTCCTCGGTTGTTTCTTGTTCGGCTTGTTCTTGTTTTAATTCTTCAGTCATTATGTTTGGTTATTGGTTTACCTCACAATTGACTTTCAACTGTGGGATAAGTTAAGGTTATTATTTTTTCTGTGATGAAATCAGTTGTTCAATCTTATCGCTTATGAAAGCAACTTGTTCCTCAAATGTCATCTCGGAGGTATCCACCAAGATAGCATCGTCAGCTTTTTTAAGAGGATCCGAACTTCTGTTAGAATCTTTCTCGTCTCTTTGGGCAATATTTTGTTTCACTTCATCGAGTGTAACATCTTTGCCCTGTGCCTTCACTTCATTAAATCTGCGCTTGGCACGTGTTTCCAAATCTGCAATCATATAAAATTTCAATGCTGCATCCGGGAACACTGCCGTACCCAAATCTCTTCCATCGGCTATATATATATCATGCTTAACAACTTCTCGCATGAGATCATTTATATATGCCCTTACTTCCGAATTTGAAGCCACTTCGCTTACACTCTCAGAAACCTCCATGCTTCTGATATCATCGCTTACATCGCGACCATTCAAAAACGCATGAAATTTTTTCTTTTTGAAATAAAAGGAAATCTCACTTTCTTCAAGCTGATCAAAGAACTGTCGGTAATCTTTTTGGCAGTTCAAATAAACTAAGGTAGCCACACGATACAATGCTCCCGAGTCAAGAAATTGAATCTGAAGTTGCGCCGCTACGGCTTTAGCTGTTGAACTTTTACCCGATCCTGCGGGCCCATCTATTACCACTATCATACAGATCAGCTAAATTAAACTTATATTGTTAATTATTCAATCATTTCTTGTTTAATATTTCCATAACTCTTAATTTTGGTTTCTCGGAAAAATTCGAGGAATAATTAATTTCAAAAGCATATTTCGCAATGCCAATTACCAAACAAGCCAAGAAACGCGTACGCCAGGCTGAGCAAAGAAGAAGTCACAACCGTAACCGTCGTTCTAAAATGAGAACGTTGGTCAAAAAAGTATATGAGATTTCTGATAAAAAAGAAGCAGAAAAAGCACTCAAAGAAGCTGTTTCTTACCTCGACCGAATGACTGTTAAAGGCATCATTCACGAAAACAACGCAGCTCGAAAAAAAGCCCAACTCACCAAGTACGTAAATAACTTATAAGATTAGGATGTAGTTGGATGGCCAACTCTGAATCGAAAGCATTACTTGTAATCTTAGATGGATTCGGGTTGGCTAAAGATCCAACCGTCAGTGCAGTAGATAAAGCTGACAAACCTTTTATAGATTCGCTTTTCAACACTTGCCCTCACTCCAAACTTTCTGCCAGCGGCGAAAATGTAGGCCTGCCTGATGGTCAATTTGGAAATTCTGAAGTGGGGCATCTAAACATCGGAGCAGGGCGAATTGTCTGGCAAGAACTTTCCCGAATTAATAAAGCTATAAGTGACGGTTCTTTCTTTAATAATGAAGAACTACTGAATGCTGTTAAAAAAGCCAAGCCTCGTAATAAAATCCACATCATGGGTTTATTTTCCGATGGCGGGGTTCACAGCCACAACAATCATTTATTTGCCCTGCTCGAACTTTGCAAAAAGCATGGACTTGAAAATGTTTTTGTGCATGCCTTTACCGATGGCCGCGACACCTCTCCTCACGGCGGGGTTGAATATGCCAAAGAATTTGAAGCTAAAGCCCAAGAAATTGGAGTTGGAAAACTGGCTTCAATTGTAGGGCGCTATTACGCCATGGACCGTGATAACCGATGGGAGCGCATTAAGCTTGCCTATGACCTCCTGATACATGGCAAGGGGGAAAAATTCGCCTCGGCCGAAGAAGGATTGAAAACATCTTACACTGAAGATAAAGTGACGGATGAGTTCATCAAACCTATTTTACTTGATGACACTCAGGAATCCCGTATTGAAAAAGGCGATGTTATCCTCTTTTACAATATCAGGGGAGATCGGGCCCGTCAGATTTCAAGAGCTTTTAATGAATCTGGTTTTAATGAATTTGAAGTAGAAGATTTAGACTTACATTATACCACCTTCACTTCCTATGATGAGACTTTTGACTTTGCCAATGTAGCCTATCCCCCACAGGAACTTAAAAATACTATGGGCGAGTGGCTCAGTAAAAAAGGCTTCAAACAATTCAGAATAGCCGAGACGGAAAAATATCCGCACGTAACCTATTTCTTTAATGGCGGAGTGGAAGCACCTAACAAAGGTGAAGACCGAATTGTAATTCCAAGCCCTAAAGTGGCCACATATGATCTTCAGCCTGAAATGAGCGCTGAGCAAGTTGCTGATACGCTTTGTGAAAAACTGTCGACGGAAGAATATCAGTTTGTGGTACTCAATTTTGCCAATCCTGATATGGTTGGACATACCGGCGTGATGGAAGCTGCAATAAAAGCCGTCGAAACTGTTGACGCACAGCTTAAAAAAGTTATTGAAACTGCCAATCAACATGGTTATCGCTCGCTCATAATTGCAGATCACGGTAATGCAGATTGCATGATAAAAGAAGACGGGAGCCCGCATACAGCACATACAACGGCATTGGTACCGGCTATTGTGGTTAATTATCCTGAAGAAATCACCTTGCAGGATGGTATTCTGGCTGACGTATCTCCCACGCTCCTAAAGCTTATGGGTATTGAACAGCCCGATGAGATGACCGGATCACCATTATTTTAATACTTGAGAGTCGCATTTAGTTTGCATTTACTATACCGCCCTACTACCTTCGAGTAGTAATGAACTAAAGCGGTGATTTACACGTTTTTTTATCCGAATCATTAAAGAATCTATTTACACCAAAAAGGACAAAAGGAACACGTCAGATGGAGGGAAATTTTTCAAGTAAAGTTCGAGATGTAATTCAGTTTAGCCGGGAGGAAGCTCTCAGGTTAGGGCATGACTACATCGGAACTGAGCATTTAATTTTAGGTATTGTTCGATTAGGAGATGGTGTAGCTGTCCGGATTCTTAAAAATCTGGATTGCGATCTCTTTAAACTTAAGAAAACTATTGAAGATACTGTTCGCGGAACTGGCGGGTCGGTACAAGTAGGAAATATACCTCTTACCAAACAAGCCGAAAAAGTTTTGCGAATTACCTATTTGGAAGCCAAACTTTATAAAAGTGACACCATAGGAACTGAGCACCTTTTACTCTCCCTGCTAAGAGATGATGAAAATATTGCTGCTCAAATCCTGCAACAGTTCAGTATTTCTTATGATGCAGTTCGTGAAGAACTGGATCTTATTATTTCAGGAAAATCTCGCGACGATCAAAGCGATGCATCATCGATGAAAGCGAGTGCTTCTAGCTCAAAAGGATCAACCGGTTCAGGAAGTTCAAGGGAAAAGAAAATGGAAAAATCAAAAACACCTGTACTCGATAACTTTGGCCGTGATTTAACTGAATTAGCCGAAGAAGGTCGCCTCGACCCTATTATCGGGCGAGAAAAAGAAATTGAACGCGTAGCTCAGGTGTTGAGCCGCCGTAAGAAAAACAACCCCGTGCTTATTGGTGAACCCGGTGTTGGAAAAACAGCCATAGCCGAAGGGCTTGCCACTCGTATTGTGGAACGTAAAGTATCAAGAGTATTATATGACAAACGTGTTATAGCTTTGGATCTTGCTGCCTTGGTGGCCGGTACAAAATATCGCGGACAGTTTGAAGAGCGTATGAAAGCGGTAATGACTGAACTCGAGAAAACTGAGGATGTCATCCTGTTCATTGATGAGCTCCATACTATAGTTGGAGCCGGGGGTGCAAGTGGCTCATTGGATGCTTCAAACATGTTGAAACCCGCACTTGCACGAGGAGATGTTCAAGCCATCGGGGCAACCACCTTAAATGAATACCGACAGTTTATTGAAAAAGACGGAGCCCTGGAACGAAGATTCCAGAAAATCATGGTTGACCCAACCACTCCGGAAGAAACTATTGAGATTCTAAATCAAATTAAACCAAAGTACGAACAACATCACAGTGTACGCTATGTGGATGCTGCTATTGAAGCGTGCGTGAAGCTGACCGACCGATACGTTTCTGATCACTTCCTCCCTGACAAAGCTATTGATGCTTTGGATGAAGCCGGCGCCCGTGTTCACTTGTCAAATATCACGGTTCCGCAGAACATCATCGATTTAGAAGAAGAGATTGAGACTACCAGTAATGAGAAAAATTCAATGGTGAAGAAGCAGCGTTTTGAAGAAGCTGCCCGACTCCGTGATAAAGAAAAACGTCTGATTGAAGAACTCGAGGTAGCCCAGCGTGAATGGGAAAAAGAGTCTGAAAGTATCGTTTATGATGTAGAGGAAGATGATGTAGCTTCAGTTATAGCCATGATGAGTGGTGTTCCTGTAAATAAGATCAGTCAAAATGAAGGGCAAAAACTTCTGAAAATGAAGGAAAGCCTTTCCGGCAAAGTAATTGGACAGGAAGAAGCTATTGTCAAATTAACGAAAGCTATACAGCGCACCCGTGCCGGATTAAAAGATCCTTCCCGCCCCATTGGTTCATTTATATTCTTAGGGCCAACGGGAGTAGGTAAAACTGAAATGGCAAAAGTGCTTTCCAAATATCTCTTTGATAAGGAAGACACTCTTATTCGAATAGACATGAGTGAGTATATGGAGAAATTCTCCGTATCCCGTTTAGTGGGAGCTCCTCCGGGCTATGTTGGCTATGAAGAAGGTGGAATCCTGACTGAAAAAGTACGACGAAAACCTTACAGTGTGGTATTACTGGATGAAATTGAGAAAGCTCACCCGGATGTATTCAACATCTTGCTTCAGGTACTGGATGATGGAATCCTGACTGACAGCTTAGGGCGCAAAGTAGATTTCCGGAATACGATCATTATCATGACTTCGAACATTGGTGCTCGCGATATCCGGAATATGGGTAAAGGAATCGGTTTTGATACCGACGACTCTCCTTTCGATTATGCGAAGATGAAATCAACCATTCAGGATGCGCTTAAGAAAGTGTTTAATCCGGAGTTCTTAAATCGTATTGATGATGTCATTACCTTCAGACCACTGGAGAAAAAAGATATCTTCCAGATTATTGACTTGATGAATGAAGAACTCTTTAACCGGATCAAAGAACTTGGCTTTGAAGTTGAAGTAACTAAAGCAGCTAAGGAATTCATCACCGACAAAGGCTTCGATCAGAAATATGGAGCGCGTCCATTGAAGCGTGCTATTCAGAAGTACATCGAAGACCCACTTGCGGAAGAACTCCTCGAAACCAAACATAACGACGGGTCTGTTATTAAAATTAAGATGAACAAATCCCGGGATGGATTGGAATTCGATTGGACCGATGCTGAACCTTCTGCTTCAGCAAAAGAAAAAGAAGAAAATGGTCAGGAAGAAGATGCTTCAGAACAAGCAAAAGAAGTATAGCCTGAACCCGAATTAAATCTCACCTAAAAAAGCCCCGCACATTAATTATGTCCGGGGCTTTTTTCTATCTGTCGCTAGATACTCATTTTCAGAATTGTACTTTCAAGCTCAGGGTTTTATTCATTCCTGAGAGCGTGTACCTGAAAGAACTGGTACGGTTTAGATCCAATGGCAATAAATCAGTGATGCTTAATTGAGAATTATAGCCGTTCCGCTCAATTGAACGTGCCGAAATATTAATCGCATGCAGCTCAACATCCTCCAAAACGGAACCGGCCTGTGAAGCCGTTAATGCAATCAGGGTCTCATCTTCCGGGATATATTCTGCAAAATATAATCTTGACCGAAAACTCGTGCTTCCTATTCTCTCACCGCTTGTTGTGGAATAAACCCCAACTCTCCCATTTGACCGAAGGGTTATGTGTTCACCATCATCGGATATCACCACATCTTCAACACTCTGATCAAAGCTTATTTGCACCAAATCATTGCCAAAACGATCGGTTAATATCACCTGATCTTCTGTACCCGGCCTGTATGTCACTATTCCTATAAACTGCCCATTATCTGATACTTTAACCACGCGGATGGCTCGCTCACTGCTAAAATAAATATTACTGGTAGTCCAGTTTTTATGTACTATTTTAGCCCTTGACCCTTCTTTACCGTCCTGAACTATTTTTGGATTATACAACACAATCGTTTTAAAAGCAGGGTCAGCCGCAAGCTCCGAAACAGACTCCCCTTCCGTGCTTTGCGAACTGTTTGAAACAGATTGCTTAATTTTCCCCATCGAATCATAAAAAAGAAAATTAGCTATATTTTCTCTGACAATAAAAGCTCCGTTCAGCTTTGCATAAATTTTCGCCGAAGCATCATTCCCTTTCAAATTATATAATGCATCGTACAAGGCTACCCCATTACCGGCATGCACAGTCACTCCACTGCCGGCCAACGCTGCAGAAATTGCCGTCAAACTATTTATATGAGATGATACAGCCTGATTGGTAAACGAAAGGCTATTATTGCTAATGCCTACCTGATGGCCTGCAACTGAATATTGATTTATCCCGTTATTTTGGGTAGCCGATGTTTCTGAAATACTTAATGATTGGGCATGACTAAAACTTGAACCCAACGCAAATACAATACAAAGAATAAAATTTTTCATGATAAACTTTAGATTTAATGGATCGCTAAGAACGGAATTTTTCAAGACTATTTCTTCTTTTTCAAAGGCTTTTTACTAAAATCCCTATCTTATGCAAAAATCAAAAACAAACTAGCAATATGGGCTATCATCTAATCACCGGCGGATGCGGATTTGTCGGAAGGAATTTTGTAAAACGTCTTCATAAAACCACTAACGACACCATTTTTTTCATTGACGACCTCTCCGTGGGAACTCACCCTTCTACCTGGCTTCCTGAAGGAACTCCTTCCCGTAAAGAAAACGGACTGGAATTTTTCGGAGATGATAGTCGTATGGTTTTCCTAAAACAGGATGCGCGCTACTTCATTCGAGCTATGCTCGATAATGAAAATCATATCAAGGATACTTACGGATTGGATGTTACACGTTTCAAAGACGTATTTCATTTTGCTGCCATTGTAGGCGGACGGGCTAAAATTGATGGTGACCCCATGCTGGTAGCTCTCGACCTTTCGATTGATGCCGAGTTTTTCCTCTGGGTATGCAGGCAAAAACCTAATCGGGTATTATACCCCAGTTCAAGCGCCGCCTATCCCGTTGATTTGCAAACAGAATCGGATGCTATCGCGCTCAGCGAGAGTGATATCAATTTCAAAAAAATGGGGCAGCCCGACATGACCTATGGCTGGTCTAAACTCACCGGCGAGTATCTTGCACAAACTGCTGCAAAGCATTATGGTCTTTCTGTAACCTGTATCCGCCCGTTTTCAGGGTATGGAGAAGATCAGGATTTATCCTACCCTATCCCGGCCATTGCCCGGCGGGCAGCACTGAAAGAAAACCCTTTCGAAGTATGGGGAACCGGTGAACAAGGACGGGATTTCGTTCACATTGAAGACGTCATGGATTGTACGTTATATGCCATGGACAGAATTACAGACGGAAGTGCAATCAATATCGGTAGCGGGAAACTCACCTCTTTCCTCGAAATAATAGAGATATTCACCTCTTTTGCGGGCTACGATCCTAATATTAAAAAGCTACTGGATAAGCCGGTTGGTGTTCACTCCCGATATGCCGATATGAGCTACGTAAATAACGAGCTTGGATGGAAACCCAAACTTTCCCTTGAAGAGGGTATGCGACGTGTTTATGACGTTGCAGTAGAAAAATACGCATAAGTTTATGCCAACTATTGTCTGTTTCGGACCGGGTCCAAAATTCAAGGGAGGAATTTCCAATTACAACACCTCGCTTGCAAAAACTCTGGATAAGAATCCTGAGAATGAAGTTCATATTGTTTCCTGGACGAACCAGTATCCCTCTATTATTCCAAGGGAATTTGTAGATAAATCAAGTCATTCTGATTTTCTTGAAGGTACCCGGGTTAAGGTGAAGTATATCACCAACTATAACAATCCCTTCAGCTGGAAAGAAACGGCGAAGTACATCGCATCCCTTAATCCTGAAAAGGTCATTTTTCAATGGGCAATTTCTATACAAGGCATTCCGATGGGGGCTATTTCCAAATGGCTGAAGAGACTTTCTGATGCTGAAGTGATTTTTGATTTGCATTTTGTAGTCCAAAAAGAAGGAAGTACCATCGATGAACGACTCACAAAACGAGGTATCAAACACGCCGATACCTACATCACTCATGCTTACAAAACAGTGGATGAACTGAAAGCCCTCTATCCAAATCGCGCATTTGTTGTTAATGAAACCGGAGAGCGATCGCCTTCGGATGCTACTACCGTAATCAAACTTTTTCATCCTGTGTACGATTTGTATGAATCGGATCCTGATTTTGATACCGAAGCCTTCAAAAAAGAACTGGGGTTAAAAAAGCACGTTTTCCTTTTCTTCGGATTTATCCGGAAATACAAAGGATTGCATAATACCATCCGCGCCTTTAAGAAGGTAACTGATGAACGGGATGACGTTTCATTACTAATTTGTGGGGAGGAATTTTGGGCTACACTCGATACTTCCAAACTTACTACAAAAATAAAACGAGGCCTTTTTGCCGTTGCTCAAAAACTTTTCCTCAAAAATAAGGATAGCGAGCAAGATTACCGACCGCTGAAATTAATAGAAGAACTCGGACTCGAGAAAAGCACAGTTGTTAAAA from Gracilimonas sp. harbors:
- the rpsA gene encoding 30S ribosomal protein S1, encoding MTEELKQEQAEQETTEEQVEETTEVTEAEEKEETATEEEAAATEAEETAAEEREETLTHVYSGEVEGDVFKLEDLQRPSDEYSDDEYNEMVGMYENTLNEIEEKEIVQGRVVSIDEKYVVVDIGFKSEGIIQVNEFSNEALEEMEVGDEIEVFLDRVEDKEGQLILSRRKADILQAWEKIEASHEDGDIIEGYIKRRIKGGMVVDVLGIDAFLPGSQIDVRPVRDFDAYVGKTMEFQVVKLNMAAENVVVSHRALIESDLEDQREEILETIEAGQVLEGAVKNITDFGVFIDLGGVDGLLHITDLSWGRVDDPHEIVQLDQRLNVAVIDFDEKSKRVSLGLKQLQPHPWEGINEKYPEGNKVQGRVVSIADYGAFIELEKGVEGLIHISEMSWTQHIKHPSQLVEKDDVIECIVLNINEEEKKISLGVKQLEEDPWADILERFPVGSKHTGVVRNLTNFGVFVELEPGIDGLIHVSDLSWTEKVDHPNEVVDKDQEIEVVILGVDFDNRRITLGHKQVEDNPWKKYAEEYAPGNEVEGEVIKTTDKGVFVKLPLGAEAFLNYSKSTEAEYKEGDKVEDAFVLNFDENSKNIEISQLDSDKDKAKKAKTKKKADTSKAETGAPTLGEMSGLAALKADMEEKEKAEAQEKADKAKAKKKKAEEEAKAKAEKEEAPDEEEETKAEKEEKKDTSDEEE
- the cmk gene encoding (d)CMP kinase, whose product is MIVVIDGPAGSGKSSTAKAVAAQLQIQFLDSGALYRVATLVYLNCQKDYRQFFDQLEESEISFYFKKKKFHAFLNGRDVSDDIRSMEVSESVSEVASNSEVRAYINDLMREVVKHDIYIADGRDLGTAVFPDAALKFYMIADLETRAKRRFNEVKAQGKDVTLDEVKQNIAQRDEKDSNRSSDPLKKADDAILVDTSEMTFEEQVAFISDKIEQLISSQKK
- the rpsT gene encoding 30S ribosomal protein S20; this encodes MPITKQAKKRVRQAEQRRSHNRNRRSKMRTLVKKVYEISDKKEAEKALKEAVSYLDRMTVKGIIHENNAARKKAQLTKYVNNL
- the gpmI gene encoding 2,3-bisphosphoglycerate-independent phosphoglycerate mutase, with the translated sequence MANSESKALLVILDGFGLAKDPTVSAVDKADKPFIDSLFNTCPHSKLSASGENVGLPDGQFGNSEVGHLNIGAGRIVWQELSRINKAISDGSFFNNEELLNAVKKAKPRNKIHIMGLFSDGGVHSHNNHLFALLELCKKHGLENVFVHAFTDGRDTSPHGGVEYAKEFEAKAQEIGVGKLASIVGRYYAMDRDNRWERIKLAYDLLIHGKGEKFASAEEGLKTSYTEDKVTDEFIKPILLDDTQESRIEKGDVILFYNIRGDRARQISRAFNESGFNEFEVEDLDLHYTTFTSYDETFDFANVAYPPQELKNTMGEWLSKKGFKQFRIAETEKYPHVTYFFNGGVEAPNKGEDRIVIPSPKVATYDLQPEMSAEQVADTLCEKLSTEEYQFVVLNFANPDMVGHTGVMEAAIKAVETVDAQLKKVIETANQHGYRSLIIADHGNADCMIKEDGSPHTAHTTALVPAIVVNYPEEITLQDGILADVSPTLLKLMGIEQPDEMTGSPLF
- a CDS encoding ATP-dependent Clp protease ATP-binding subunit, which encodes MEGNFSSKVRDVIQFSREEALRLGHDYIGTEHLILGIVRLGDGVAVRILKNLDCDLFKLKKTIEDTVRGTGGSVQVGNIPLTKQAEKVLRITYLEAKLYKSDTIGTEHLLLSLLRDDENIAAQILQQFSISYDAVREELDLIISGKSRDDQSDASSMKASASSSKGSTGSGSSREKKMEKSKTPVLDNFGRDLTELAEEGRLDPIIGREKEIERVAQVLSRRKKNNPVLIGEPGVGKTAIAEGLATRIVERKVSRVLYDKRVIALDLAALVAGTKYRGQFEERMKAVMTELEKTEDVILFIDELHTIVGAGGASGSLDASNMLKPALARGDVQAIGATTLNEYRQFIEKDGALERRFQKIMVDPTTPEETIEILNQIKPKYEQHHSVRYVDAAIEACVKLTDRYVSDHFLPDKAIDALDEAGARVHLSNITVPQNIIDLEEEIETTSNEKNSMVKKQRFEEAARLRDKEKRLIEELEVAQREWEKESESIVYDVEEDDVASVIAMMSGVPVNKISQNEGQKLLKMKESLSGKVIGQEEAIVKLTKAIQRTRAGLKDPSRPIGSFIFLGPTGVGKTEMAKVLSKYLFDKEDTLIRIDMSEYMEKFSVSRLVGAPPGYVGYEEGGILTEKVRRKPYSVVLLDEIEKAHPDVFNILLQVLDDGILTDSLGRKVDFRNTIIIMTSNIGARDIRNMGKGIGFDTDDSPFDYAKMKSTIQDALKKVFNPEFLNRIDDVITFRPLEKKDIFQIIDLMNEELFNRIKELGFEVEVTKAAKEFITDKGFDQKYGARPLKRAIQKYIEDPLAEELLETKHNDGSVIKIKMNKSRDGLEFDWTDAEPSASAKEKEENGQEEDASEQAKEV
- a CDS encoding NAD-dependent epimerase/dehydratase family protein, producing the protein MGYHLITGGCGFVGRNFVKRLHKTTNDTIFFIDDLSVGTHPSTWLPEGTPSRKENGLEFFGDDSRMVFLKQDARYFIRAMLDNENHIKDTYGLDVTRFKDVFHFAAIVGGRAKIDGDPMLVALDLSIDAEFFLWVCRQKPNRVLYPSSSAAYPVDLQTESDAIALSESDINFKKMGQPDMTYGWSKLTGEYLAQTAAKHYGLSVTCIRPFSGYGEDQDLSYPIPAIARRAALKENPFEVWGTGEQGRDFVHIEDVMDCTLYAMDRITDGSAINIGSGKLTSFLEIIEIFTSFAGYDPNIKKLLDKPVGVHSRYADMSYVNNELGWKPKLSLEEGMRRVYDVAVEKYA
- a CDS encoding glycosyltransferase codes for the protein MPTIVCFGPGPKFKGGISNYNTSLAKTLDKNPENEVHIVSWTNQYPSIIPREFVDKSSHSDFLEGTRVKVKYITNYNNPFSWKETAKYIASLNPEKVIFQWAISIQGIPMGAISKWLKRLSDAEVIFDLHFVVQKEGSTIDERLTKRGIKHADTYITHAYKTVDELKALYPNRAFVVNETGERSPSDATTVIKLFHPVYDLYESDPDFDTEAFKKELGLKKHVFLFFGFIRKYKGLHNTIRAFKKVTDERDDVSLLICGEEFWATLDTSKLTTKIKRGLFAVAQKLFLKNKDSEQDYRPLKLIEELGLEKSTVVKNEFIPNEDVHKYFQVSDCSVLYYLTATPSGVESLTYNFELPILATSVGHFPETIKDGFNGYLAKDQDIDSMAEQMLKFIEKPLPKENVRKSAENMSWENYVTAILYDHSD